The Tepidibacter aestuarii genome contains a region encoding:
- a CDS encoding AAA family ATPase: MLDFLREHGVEEKLIQDVIYFRNYYKVNESVKDRIPKPKNLFYGKEIWSMCIAAILEDENILLCGPKATGKNLLADNLCNVFKRPQWNVSFHANTDSSTLIGTDTFINNEVQIRKGAVYECAINGGFGIFDEINMAKNDAIVVLHSALDYRKIIDVPGYEKIQLHEATRFIGTMNYEYAGTKDLNEALVSRFMVIDIPQIKEDTLMNILKLEFEEADNEKLSQFAGVFLDLQTKSQNSEISTKAVDLRGIISSLKTIKRGLKPIMAIKMGITGKTFDQYEKEIVNDVIKTRILQKWESKDIFPSI, encoded by the coding sequence ATGCTTGATTTTTTAAGGGAACATGGAGTAGAAGAAAAATTGATACAAGATGTTATTTACTTTAGAAATTATTATAAAGTTAACGAAAGTGTAAAAGATAGAATTCCTAAGCCAAAAAACTTATTTTATGGTAAAGAGATATGGTCTATGTGTATAGCAGCTATTCTAGAAGATGAAAATATACTTCTATGTGGTCCAAAAGCAACGGGCAAAAATCTTTTAGCTGATAATCTTTGCAATGTATTTAAAAGACCTCAATGGAACGTATCATTTCATGCTAATACAGATAGTTCAACTTTAATAGGTACAGATACATTTATAAATAATGAAGTACAAATTAGAAAAGGGGCTGTATATGAGTGCGCTATTAATGGAGGTTTTGGAATATTTGATGAAATAAATATGGCTAAAAATGATGCAATAGTAGTTCTACATTCGGCTCTTGATTATAGAAAAATTATAGATGTTCCAGGATATGAAAAAATACAGCTTCATGAAGCTACAAGGTTTATAGGGACAATGAATTATGAATATGCAGGAACTAAGGATCTTAATGAAGCACTGGTTTCAAGGTTTATGGTTATAGATATACCTCAAATAAAAGAAGACACACTTATGAATATATTAAAACTAGAATTTGAAGAAGCTGATAATGAAAAATTAAGTCAATTTGCAGGAGTATTTTTAGATTTACAAACTAAATCGCAGAATTCTGAAATATCTACTAAAGCTGTGGATTTAAGAGGTATAATATCGAGTCTTAAAACTATAAAAAGAGGATTAAAACCGATAATGGCAATAAAAATGGGTATTACAGGAAAAACATTTGATCAATATGAAAAGGAAATCGTTAACGATGTAATTAAAACTAGGATATTACAAAAGTGGGAATCAAAAGATATTTTTCCTTCTATTTAA